Genomic window (Primulina eburnea isolate SZY01 chromosome 8, ASM2296580v1, whole genome shotgun sequence):
GATTGGTATTATAAAAACTCTTATAAGATGAGACACATAGTACATCGAGTGACGGAAAGGAGTAAATCTTAAATCATTTCATCTTAGGAGTTTAGTGCAATCAATTTTATTAAAAGATCAATAATCGCATCATGATATCCAACACCACTTCCAATAGAAAGCTGACGATCTCTATTTTGTGAAGGAATTGAATCTGTTAATTTTTTCTGAACCTTTTttgtttcttatttatttttgattACCTTTTCccaatatttgtttttttaaacttATCTGTTCTTctattctttttcctttttcttttgatGAAATTAATTCTCCATGTTATAGCCGACATATAACCGTTCCAAAATTTTGTTCCATTTCACGCTGATATATCGCCTTTAACTGTTCTTTTACCTTCTCCTTTACAAATTTGGAAATATGGAACAGTAGTGGTAGTTCTTATTCCAGTGCCCTTTGTATTTTTCTACTTGTCTTGGGCAGTGATGAATTCTTGCCTGGCATAATTAATTTGCTAcattaaatcaattaaatatattttcccAATACGTAAATTATTCAATGTGATTCTGACATTCAGTTGCTGTAAGCTTCAGCTGGTTGAATATAGTTCAACACATGCGTTTTCAATTATTATTCTGGAATGAGCTTATGTATCCTACAAGAATGATAATATTCGTAAGACTAAGGTGCCCATGGTGTAATTTTGATCAGTGATTTGTATATAGGTTACTGCCTCGACGAACAAGGAAGTAGATGCAACGATCCCTAACTATCCTGGCTTGTCACCACAATTAATCTGCCAACTTCACAATGTTACAATGCACGTATGTCACttttttttaatacatgtttcTACTTTTGACCagcattatttttattaatggcCTAAATTCTCAATGTTGCAGGCTGATGTTGAAACAGAAGAAGTATACGCTCAGATGACTTTGCGACCACTTAGCCCTGTATCACTCTTAAACTTAGCATTTATGAATTCTATCTAGTCACTGTTGGTCAACAACTACTaacttttctaaaaaaaattagaaacaaCTACTAACTTTTCAATTTTGGTTAGCAAGACCAAAAGGACATATGCCTGCTGCCGGCAGAACTTGGCTCACCAAGCAAACAGCCAACCAACTATTTCTGTAAAACATTGACAGCTAGTGATACCAGCACTCATGGAGGATTCTCTGTTCCTCGCCGAGCAGCTGAGAAAGTTTTTCCTCCTCTTGTAGGTTTCATCAGTACTTGTGTTTACTAGTTTGCCATTGTAGTTTTTATTAATTGCCTACCTTGTTGGGTTaagttataaattttttttcaggATTACTCTCTGACGCCTCCTGCACAAGAATTAATTGCAAAAGATCTTCATGGCAATGAATGGAAGTTCAGGCATATATTCCGAGGTTGGTTTCGAGAATACTTTGTCCCAAATCGCTTCAGTTTATTTTGGTAACTATTGTTAAAGAATTAATTTGGCACTTGTTGATACACATTTCTTTGTGATGTCATAAATTCAAGAGTTTTCAAGGAcaaatgaaataataattttattacttAGTGATCCACATcttaaaattatgattttggaAGAAGATGTGTGTTTGTAGTTTGTACATATGTGTTTGAGTTTGACAAAGAGAGAGAAATAGTGCTCAATCACAATAGATATTGAACAATGGATGAGTTGATCATGCTTTGAATATTAACAGTtgatgttgtgcatatttgatTTGATAAGAACATCTGAGGAGATTTTAGCCTGTGGACATTGCTATTTGTTGGTATGACACATTTTGGACATTTTGACAAGAGTAGATTTTTTTATGGAATTGATTAATTGAGTAGGCCATAGTCTTCTTTCAACATTTTATTCAGAGAGGTTTCAGTTAGGGGGCTACTCATGGGATACTGAAATATAGCACCTGCATATCAAATATGCTGACAAATTTTTCTAGGTGGAATTTCATTCATGAGTTGCTTATAGATTGACTCACATATCCAGGTCAGCCAAAGAGACATCTCCTTACTACCGGATGGAGTGTTTTTGTGAGTGCAAAGAGAATTGTTGCTGGAGATTCTGTTATATTCATTTGGTATGTTGTCTGGATTTTTGTGGAGCTTTTTCATGATTGCACTTTTTTCCGCTTTGACTTAGAGCTTTCTGTTTAGCTGTTGATTTCAATAACCTAAATTAATAAAGCAAAGATGTTTAACATATAATTTTGCTCCCAATATTATATTGGAATGTTGTGGGATATGTCGTTTGGAGGGTGAAATGGTGATTTGTCATTTAATCATTCACAAGGCTAATCTCCTGCACCAGATATATTATTATTCGTATCATAATCTCTCTCATCATATACAATAACTTTAATGACAACCTTATTGCGttatatcttcttcttcttctttgattttttttttgtttctgctgttttctctctttcttttacTCTCTTATCAGGAATGAAAATAATCAGTTGCTCTTGGGGATTCGGCGTGCTAATCGTTCCCAGACTGTTATGCCTTCGTCTGTTCTGTCAAGCGACAGTATGCACATCGGTCTTCTTGCAGCAGCTGCCCATGCTGCTGCAACAAATAGTCGTTTCACTATCTTTTACAATCCAAGGTGTGTTTCTAAATTTTATTGTCTTAGGTAAGACGCTCCTTCACACGTTTTGTTATTCTATTCTCAGGGCTAGTCCATCTGAGTTTGTGATACCTCTGGCGAAGTATGCCAAAGCAGTTTATCATACCCGAGTTTCTGTGGGGATGCGCTTTCGGATGCTTTTTGAAACAGAGGAATCCAGTGTCCGTAGGTATGTCTAAATGTTCCTGCATATTAAATGCATGCGGCAAGTGAGAAAGAAGTCCACCTTTTGATCTTCATTTTTCTCAAACTCGTGCACTTTGAATCTGTACGAATCTGGAACGCTCTATTTTGTGTATAAACATAAAGCCCAAAGTTTTTTATTTGAGTGAAAAGATTTTAGTGTTGTtccattttttgaaaataattttacctTTTGAATATATATTCCATTGGTAATTggatttatcttttttttttcattcttaaaaaataaaatcaaagtttTATGTATATTTCTGGGAAATGAGTTGGAATTTGAAGCTTGTTTTGACCTCATTAAGGCTTCGTTTGGTTTGGCTTGGACACAAGTTAGGCTGTCACATGTTCAAATACACTTATTGCATCATCTTATATTTTCCTGGtaattatttcaaaacatgcttgTACGTTGTTTAATGTTTTTCAAAGCTTATCAACTTTCAGAAAAAAACATGCTATTTAAACCTTATTCTTATACTTAAGAAGCAAAGGCATCACAATGTCTTCAAGCATTTCACTTTAAAAAAAGTGAAACCCAGCACATTATGGATTGTGAAAATTCTAATTCTTCATGGTTTGATACTGAATATCAAAAGCTTAGGAGATTATGTGCAAATATTTTTGCTGTCActtgaaaattttaaggtcaCTTGTACTCTTGGACGGATAAAGTGGTATGCACACTACTGAAATCTTGTACGTTTTAACATAGGTACATGGGTACAATTACCAGCATAAGCGATTTGGATCCTGTTCGTTGGCCAAATTCACATTGGCGCTCGGTAAAGGTATATTGATTGCTTTCTCATTCATTGTCTCTGCTACCGAGGCGAAACCAAAATGCCAAACCAAGACCCGCTTTGTGAAGGCGGCGGAGTATAGATTTCAGAACGTGATGGCACTAAAATGCTGCTTCAGCTTCTGAAATCCTTTGCTCAATCTATTCCACGCCCTTGAATAAAGAATCCTCATTCTACTGCCTCTTTTTAAAGCACTTCTGACTATATCTGGGGTCCTTTTTGCCCATTTTTTGTTTACATTTTCCCTTACTGTAGAACTACAAATTCTGGTGATAATTAAAGCAATTATTATGGTTCTGTTTTATGGTTCTCATAAGTGGTCTACTTGTGTTATTTTTTTGTGAATGGCTAAATTAGTCTCAAAATCATGAACTCGGCTGGGGCCTTAGCCTCAAGGCCCTTGAGATCCTCAGTGAGATGTTTGTGCGGATTGAATTGTTTTCTATGTGCATCATATGTAGCTTTCCACAGGACACTTGTGCATATTTTCTGTGTCGTTTAAAAAATGTGGAACTTGAACATAAGTATCCTGCATTTTCTTTATTCAGGTGGGATGGGATGAATCAACTGCTGGGGAGAAGCAACCAAGAGTTTCTTTGTGGGAGGTTGAACCTCTGACAACCTTTCCCATGTACCCATCTCCATTTTCCCTCAGATTGAAACGACCATGGCCATCTGGACTTCCTTTCTTCCCTGGTTTGGTTTATAATAGTTGGCTGAGAAAATTATTCATATTTCTTGTGTTTAATTTAGATTTTGATACGCTcctttttatgttttatttttgtgCCATTCAGGTCTTAGAGATGGTGATATGAGCATGAATACTTCACTTGCATGGCTTCGTGGGGGTATGGGAGATCAAGGGATCCACTCACTAAATTTCCAGGGATTTGGTGCATCCCCGTGGATGCAACCAAGGCTCGATGCTTCCATACTTGGTTTACAACCTGATGCCTACCAACTAATGGCAGCGGCTCCACATCAGGAAGCAGGGTCATTTGGTCCCAGTAAACTTACCAATCAGCCCTTGCTGCAATTCCAGCAAAATAGTCCAAATATTTCTGCTTCACTGATACAGAATCAGATGCAGCAACTGTCCCATTCTCAACAGAATTCCCTTCCTAACTTTCCAGAAAACAATGCTATTTCTCAGGCTCAAATTTTGCAACAGCAGTTGCAGCTCCGTCAGCCATTTAATGATCAGCTGCGGCAGCAACAACTACTTCAGCAATCTCAGCAACTGCATCCACAATTTCAAGATGAACAAACCGAAAAAACCATACCCTGTGGCCTGCGAATGGGATTGACCTCTGAGCCGCAGCTCTCACCTTTGCAGACCTTGTCGTCAACAAACCAGCTGCAGAACTTCGTGGATATCGTTGGTGACCATATGACTTCATCTAATAATTCTTCCATGCAGAGTTTTCTAAGTTCATTTTCCCGTGAAGGAGCATCCCACCCAGTGAACCTGCTCGGTCCCAGTCCTATAGTCTCACCTTCCTCATCTTCAAAACGACTAGCATTAGACCCTCAATTACCTTCTAAGGTTTCTCAATTTGGCGTGCCCCATCCGGAAGAATTGATGATATCCCATTCCAAAGTCTCTGACCTTTCAGCCTTGTTGCCACCGTTTCCTGGTAGAGAATTTCCTGATTTCCATGGTGTGACAGATACCCATAATACTTTGTTGTTTGGAGTTAGTACAGACACATCAGTGATAATAAGAAGTGACATGTCAACCCTTAGAAATGGTGGCAATGCGAATGAATCACTACCATTGCCATATGCACCCCCTGCATTTGCAAGTGCTGCAGCCACCGACTTTCCTCTTAATTCAGACATGACAACCTCAAGTTGTGTCGTTGAATCAGGTTATTTACACTCAGAAAATGTTGATCAAACAACCTCATCACCTGGAACCTTCGTGAAGGTGAACAAGCATGTTTTTTCCCGCACATATTTCTCAACTATTTTGATAACACATCTTTGTTCAGATTTGTCGCTTTTCTATGCAAAAAAATTTGAGAGGTGGATATGATCCTGGCTTCTCATAATGGCATGCACATTTTGAAGGATTGACATAATTCCCTTAACCTTTTCTTCATAGGCTCCTGTATGAAGAATTTATTTTAGTTCCAACTCCGTATAACAGTGCCTTTCTATTGAGATATTATTTCTTTAAGGTCAAGGGAATCATGTCTTTAAATTCGGGAACCCTGTATGTTTCCTTTATCTGATGAACTGCCCTATTTTAGATATGTTTATATGGTCATTACGCCACCTTCTGATATGACATTCAAGGATCCATGGCTTTTTTGCTTTCAGAGTGTGATCAAATTCTTTCCCTTTTGAACAATATGTCACTGTTTTAGTAGCCAATTCTACTattgatttttatatataaCTTTCAGGTTCACAAGTCAGGGTCCTTTGGACGGTCATTCGATATCTCCAAATTTAGCAGTTACCATGAGCTGCGGAGCGAGCTTGCTCGCATGTTTGGGCTTGAAGGCTTGTTGGAAGAACCTCAAAGATCAGGCTGGCAGCTTGTATTTGTTGACCGAGAGAATGATGTTCTTCTTCTCGGTGATGACCCTTGGCAGTAAGCTTCTATCTTCTtgcatttctttttttttttttgatagaagACTTATCTTCTTGCATTTCTCTCTTGCTTTTAATTTTCTGTTTGAGATTTTGACCTATACATTTTTTGCGTATGCTGCATAGTGATTCCTCAAAACAGCACCTATGAGATGGACTCCAAAAAATGTTATTTGATTACCATTTATGTCTGAACATCATCAATAGAGTTCCCCTTTTATTCCAGGGAATTTGTGAACAACGTCTGGTGTATCAAAATTCTCTCCCCTCTTGAAGTGCGGCAGATGGGTAAAGAGGGCCTTGATCTTCCTAACTCTGTCCAGACGCACCAGCTCTCCAATAGCGGCAATAGCTGTGATGATCATATGAATCGGAAGGACTCCAGAAGCATCTTAAATGGGATTCCAACTGCGGGTTCACTTCATTACTGATGACCTGTAGCCAATTGTGAAAACTATGCGAAATGTTTCTTGTAGACTACCAAAATATTCTCCACTGGTCTTGGTCAGACAATTTTTTACATATTATCTGTTTTAGGCCAATGATGGTATGTAACCTGTTTATCTAGTTAGCTTATGATCATTTGAAGCTCTCCGCCAGATGATtaccatgtatacatgcaatggATCCTCATCCTTGTAGAAATAATTTGACGTTAATGAAACTGTAAGACGTATTGTTGTTTGCATCAAGTCGCGGCTTCACCTTCTCGACTGCGCCATATGTTATGACAGTGGTCAGGTAGTGTGtgtaaatgattaaaattatgCATGCTATAAATTGCTCTTATGATTGTTCTTATATCCAcacttgaaaaaaaaatgacaaTAGGAAGAAGAAAGCTGAAGGGATGTACTTGAGACACTTGGTGCATGTAATCAACTTACATTATTAAAATGATCCTCAAAATTTATCTATTCCAAGTTTTGCTCTTTCAACCGGTTAAAATTGGGTATCGATCTTGTAACTTTTAAGTTTTTCAGCCTTTGGTCCTCACTTACCAAAATGATGATATGGTGTCGGACATATAAGCCACAGTTGagttatgatgatatgatgtcAGACATATGAGTCGAAATTGAGCTAGAGTTTTTGGCGTAtggttaaaatataattttttagaaaactTAATCAACCATCATTGATATGTTAGAAATATGAATATATTACTTAACATTTActcacaaaataataataattataatagtAATGGATAATACTTGGCATATGTTATAAGAAAGCTTATTTTTCATCTATAATCTATTTCATAacgatatattattttaaaactaaaGCAAAATTAGAACTTTAATCTTTCCAAATAAAATTACTAATatacaaatttaaatcataaaagatAAAATTATGTTTTAATAAAGAAATTTTAGATAGAATTGAGAAACCGtaactttaaaattttaggaTTTGGCAAAATCGGGTTGACATTTATATTTTGATCGAtcattgttttatttatttagttatataatataattttgtatatataaaaattttaaaaaaaattgaggcCGGAAGTCGCTAGCATTGTCATTGCTATCACGTCGGTATTTTCTCCATGCCCATACTCTGTCAAGAAAGAATTGCAGCTAAAAAAATAAACCTATGTTACATGACCAAGACCAACTCTGACTACCTAAAGGACCAAAGCACAGAATGTGTAAATGGAGAGGACATTTTTTCGCTATTTTCCCTGTTGTGGCAAGAATCAAACAAcgaagtatttttttttttttgagggaATGAAATGATTCTTTTAATATCACTCGAATGTGTGTCTAAATCGCAGAATCTTTCTGAAAGATGGAGTTAATCCTTCAGCGTGATATGGTTAATTTAACGTAGGGAAATTCCCATGCATTTTACTTTACCCTGAAAGACACTAGCTGGTTTCTTGGTCATCTGAAGGTCAAACGTAAACCGAACAACTCAAAAACATAGTCCCCATTCCCCCCTAACCACCAGAGATATCCGGGCATCAGGCCAGGAATGTTAGTTGCAATATTTCACTCTCCATCTTTACCTGTCATTCATTT
Coding sequences:
- the LOC140838408 gene encoding auxin response factor 6-like: MKRAIVFLGSGSCHSIWNMKLSSSSSTSGFDTQAGEDEKKCLNSELWHACAGPLVSLPQIGSRVVYFPQGHSEQVTASTNKEVDATIPNYPGLSPQLICQLHNVTMHADVETEEVYAQMTLRPLSPQDQKDICLLPAELGSPSKQPTNYFCKTLTASDTSTHGGFSVPRRAAEKVFPPLDYSLTPPAQELIAKDLHGNEWKFRHIFRGQPKRHLLTTGWSVFVSAKRIVAGDSVIFIWNENNQLLLGIRRANRSQTVMPSSVLSSDSMHIGLLAAAAHAAATNSRFTIFYNPRASPSEFVIPLAKYAKAVYHTRVSVGMRFRMLFETEESSVRRYMGTITSISDLDPVRWPNSHWRSVKVGWDESTAGEKQPRVSLWEVEPLTTFPMYPSPFSLRLKRPWPSGLPFFPGLRDGDMSMNTSLAWLRGGMGDQGIHSLNFQGFGASPWMQPRLDASILGLQPDAYQLMAAAPHQEAGSFGPSKLTNQPLLQFQQNSPNISASLIQNQMQQLSHSQQNSLPNFPENNAISQAQILQQQLQLRQPFNDQLRQQQLLQQSQQLHPQFQDEQTEKTIPCGLRMGLTSEPQLSPLQTLSSTNQLQNFVDIVGDHMTSSNNSSMQSFLSSFSREGASHPVNLLGPSPIVSPSSSSKRLALDPQLPSKVSQFGVPHPEELMISHSKVSDLSALLPPFPGREFPDFHGVTDTHNTLLFGVSTDTSVIIRSDMSTLRNGGNANESLPLPYAPPAFASAAATDFPLNSDMTTSSCVVESGYLHSENVDQTTSSPGTFVKVHKSGSFGRSFDISKFSSYHELRSELARMFGLEGLLEEPQRSGWQLVFVDRENDVLLLGDDPWQEFVNNVWCIKILSPLEVRQMGKEGLDLPNSVQTHQLSNSGNSCDDHMNRKDSRSILNGIPTAGSLHY